Proteins encoded in a region of the Mercenaria mercenaria strain notata chromosome 1, MADL_Memer_1, whole genome shotgun sequence genome:
- the LOC123530342 gene encoding snaclec salmorin subunit A-like — protein MSLKCVLFKCIAFGYFITFGARCCPVGYSWQSGGCYLAVGLNVSWIDARNYCKVLGGDLLSIESSATQRVTEIAVSQFSGKIFPGKFWLDFNDLLNPKDWKRMRDHHTLVFENLHLALESTEVEHAVHNCVYMDQDYRWLPEHCGKKMNFVCYTSGSVSIDTIQSSSMQRFKDHSEEGSVPDVTNNPKNRVVEIEKEEDLFYDPFGWYRK, from the exons GTGCCAGATGTTGTCCTGTCGGATACAGCTGGCAGTCTGGTGGATGTTACCTTGCTGTTGGTCTCAATGTATCCTGGATTGATGCTAGG AACTACTGTAAAGTATTAGGCGGAGACCTGCTTTCTATAGAGTCATCTGCAACACAGCGTGTCACAGAAATAGCTGTTAGTCAATTCAGCG GAAAGATTTTTCCAGGAAAGTTCTGGTTAGACTTCAACGACCTCTTAAACCCAAAGGACTGGAAAAGAATGCGAGATCATCATACCTTAGTATTCGAAAACTTGCATCTAGCACTAGAATCAACTGAAGTTGAACATGCAGTTCACAACTGTGTATACATGGATCAGGACTACCGTTGGTTACCAGAGCATTGCGGCAAAAAGATGAACTTTGTCTGTTATACATCAGG GTCTGTATCAATAGACACCATTCAGTCCTCCAGTATGCAGAGATTCAAAGATCACTCTGAAGAAGGCAGTGTACCTGACGTCACGAATAATCCGAAAAACCGCGTTGTGGAAATTGAGAAAGAGGAAGATTTATTTTATGATCCTTTCGGTTGGTATAGGAAATAa